The Parus major isolate Abel chromosome 5, Parus_major1.1, whole genome shotgun sequence genome contains a region encoding:
- the LOC107205243 gene encoding outer dense fiber protein 3-like, translating into MEGPWVGNWRPHTRRGPILAEFATPGPKYWIPGTTGHAAHDPTRNRAPAYSFRGTKCPAEYSCSPGPRYYIHPSISKTGKYVGPSAHMMGRPKTKTEVTPGPSDYTTDPANKHIYHTAPVNSLKSRPKDIKGFQTPGPATYTLPRILGPHTVYTRAEPCYSLKGKSQYQSAFQEFARTPGPAAFNRVELDVYKTRAPKYTMGLRTKLAGKDGVPSPAEYTLGKLSVTKARDPAYTFGLRHSLYKASLIPETHLD; encoded by the exons ATGGAGGGACCCTGGGTAGGCAATTGGAGACCTCATACCCGACGGGGCCCAATCCTTGCAGAGTTCGCTACCCCAGGTCCCAAGTACTGGATTCCTGGGACAACAG GTCATGCGGCTCATGATCCCACCAGGAACAGAGCCCCTGCGTACTCATTTCGAGGGACCAAATGTCCCGCCGAATACAGCTGCTCACCAGGTCCTCGGTACtacatccatccatccatcagcAAGACTGGGAAGTATGTGGGTCCATCTGCACATATGATGGGACGTCCCAAGACCAAGACTGAGGTCACCCCTGGACCCA GTGACTATACCACGGATCCTGCCAACAAACACATCTACCATACTGCACCGGTGAACAGCCTGAAATCCCGACCCAAGGACATAAAAGGCTTCCAAACGCCAG GTCCTGCCACCTACACCCTGCCCAGGATTCTGGGACCCCACACAGTGTATACCCGTGCTGAACCATGCTACTCCCTGAAAGGGAAGAGTCAATACCAGAGCGCTTTTCAAGAGTTTGCAAGG ACACCAGGTCCTGCAGCATTTAACAGGGTGGAACTGGATGTCTACAAAACCAGGGCTCCCAAGTATACAATGGGACTTAGAACCAAACTTGCTGGCAAGGATGGGGTTCCAAGTCCAGCAGAGTACACCCTGGGAAAG ttGTCAGTGACCAAGGCCCGGGACCCTGCTTACACTTTTGGACTGCGACATTCTCTCTACAAAGCTTCTTTAATACCTGAAACACATCTTGATTAA